From Venturia canescens isolate UGA chromosome 3, ASM1945775v1, whole genome shotgun sequence:
GATTTGTAGATGACACGCATTTGGGTTTGTGGGTTCAGGTTCCAATGGTACTTTTCTAATAGTCATTTCTTTCTCGATTCTGACGCGCTGGATTTCCATTTCCTGAGCGTTCAATGCTGCCTTCTCCCGTGCCTCTTGTTCCTCACGAGCACGACGTTCTTCCTCGCGTTTACGATCTTTCTCTTGATCCGCGCGCAGTGATTCCTCGTACGCTTTGTCCTGTTGTTGTCTCAGAGATTGCGTAGCATTTCGTTCGGCTCTGGAATGAACGATATCATTGGTATCAAATAAATCCATTTTAAACACAATCGAATCTATTAGCAAGAAATGAaaagttcaaattaaaaaaaaaaatcgcaaaaaccGAAAAGCTAATTTAGGTGAATTAGAGTTTTGGAATATTAtcaatcgttttttccttcactcTTGTTGCGAGAAAACTACAATAggataaattttcattggaaaTACTTGCCGATCTTGACGAGTCTGGATCAAGCTAATTTCGTTGTTTTCTATGATTGTTTGTAATCGAGTTATAAGCTCCGAGGGTGATGGTGTTCCTTCCATTCTAAAATAAGacaaaattgtttcgattttcGCTGTACAATTGAGGTTTTATCACGTTTAGTTTATACGCCGTAAGTATCAAATTTACCGGCCAACTATCGTCATCCTATTGTCCTTGAGAACAATGACAGCCAGGAAAGGATAAGTACCGGACTTCAACGCTTCCGCGACTTTGTAGCCCTCGCCAGATTGTACATTACAAGCCCAGAAAAGGGTATGCGTATTAATATATCTCGAGACCTCAGCATTTCCCAGAGTatttctggaaaaaaaaaccaaaataagGTTTTTTCATAATGCCACGTTATGTAGCTACTAAAAATTACATGGTTTGTTCAGGAATCGGTTGTTTCCCAATAATGAGCTTCCTTTTTTGCAAATCATTTACCTGCACCATTGTTCACTATCTGGGGCTTCGTCCTTGTGCAAATACACAAGAAGAAATCTAAGCTCTTGTTTAGCATCCGACAAAGCTTGGCTGTACGAGCCTTGGTAAAATACTGGATGACTggtgccatttttttcctcatacgaCCTGATGAAATTTACGACATCCTCCACAGGATCCGAAGCGActtgaaatacaaaaatataataatggcAATCTTAGTTTCAAATTTTGTATATTCAATATGTGAAAAAGATTATCACGACAAAAGTAGCGTGATAAATTAATCCCAAGAAAGCTAAACTGTTttcttgtgaattttttttttctaaaaaacaaACTGCACGTTGCAATGTAATTACTTGCTGAGTTTTTAAAAGACTTCAACATTGATGATTTTACATATTCCTTATCAAGAATTTACCAATTCTACAGGTATGTCTTGGGGAGAgcaattcaaaatttctcattcgttaCAAAATGTTTTACACTTTTGTACCATTTAGTAATGTAGATAAATGAACTGGAAGTATGAAGTTTTCCTTCACCTCTTTAAGTTCAAGTCTTCAATCAGTGTAGTGAAACACTGCATATAAATACAAAAGTAAACTAAAGAAATGGgagatatttattgtattCCAACAATGCAAACCTTGAGActaacacattttttcaatttttcataactttTCAATTCAATGTAGAATACCATTTGACAGAtccaattttcataaattcaaaAGGATTTCTATaatggtttttttaaaattgagaaCTTGGAATCAATTGATTGCTTACCGGGTCTGACGTCTGATCTGAATACAGTGAAGACCAACTGCAAGATACTTGTAACAAAATTGTAACAGATGTTGAAAACAAAAGATAGAAATCCGCCTCCAGCACCAGGGCTTCCCGGCGGACTAAAGTAAATTCTGGAGGCCATATCGTCAACAACCGCTGGTGGTCGAGATCGAGAATCCTGGGCAAACATGGAAGGTCGTCCTTCGTACAAATTCAGCTGTTCctaataacataaaaaaaagagggattGTAGCTATAAACTTCAAATCAACTtgtcatataaaaaaaaatttacttgAACAGCGACTTCCAAGTTCCAGTTGTGTCTTTGTAAAACATCGCGACAAACCAAGAGATCCTCAATACGTGTCAAATCCTGTGGAATTTCACAAAATACAAATATTATAAATGAAAGAACCACTGCAATTTCCAGGGCGAGAATGAAATACATTCGTAGATactgaacaaagaaaaaaaaatggttaacCTGgaattgaagtattttttcggtttgttCACTGCTGAGTTCGCCCAGAACGTTATCTGCCATGGCCTAAAATTATTACGTCGTAGTCTgacgtgtatttttgtttgggACTTCGTTATCGAGGTTTTGAAGAGAAAAGGTGGTTTCAGAAAAGGCAGTAACAACAGAATAATATAATGATAAATTTGAACTGGAGAGCAGATGTTCACGAGGCTATCAGCTGACAGAAATGACGGACGAACGAACGTGGGACGTAACGGGATGTAAAATCATTTGGCAACGAAAGTACGTGATTTGATGGAAGTTAACCATAACATCTACGGAAAACACGAAACTATTTTGCTCTCCCCGTCGTTGTGAATCACTGCTGTTTGACGATCTAAGTGAAACACACAAATTCCTCTTTGTTTCAAAATTCGCCACGGCTTTTATTTCACTTCATCACTCCTCACTCGCGCACCTTTTACACGTTAGacttcatttctttttcattttttactttcattcgtttttttcattacgcctgctgaatgtttttttggaaacgtATATTTCTATCTTGTTCTTTTGACGATTATATGTGCTTTATCCAGCAGCACAGCAGCAGCGTcgagtttagaattttattgtCGCGCCACGAGCGCGTGATTTCTCATACTATATACTTGATTCTCCGAATCTGCTCAGTCGATATATTTTCCAGGGTTGCAtgtcaaaaatataaaaaagatgATAATATATATCAAAACTTTTATCTCTCGTTACTGAGAATTCTTGGGAAGATATGACGTTTTTTAAAAGGTGTTCGAATGTCTTATGAGCAGCAACAATATAAAAGGGATATAAGCATCGTTTCCTTTATACCTATCGATATAAATGTGATCCAGATATGAGTAATTTAATTGCGATATGAAATACGCTGCAGGTCTGACCTCGGTCACCagtcaaaaatttttaattaatacgTAGTTTGGCGATGCCGTGTCTCTAGAAAAGATagtaaataataaatgaatagCAATTAAATGAAACTAGaataaaaatcttaaaaatgagtaaaataaatactGTGAGAATGTTGATCCGAAACCTTTCATTGTATACACTTCTCAGCTGTTAATGGATTTATTACGAATACAAATTCAGTATATGAAGAAATCCGCAAATTTGTAGTATattctttataaaaaaaaaatcctgtttttcagaaatttcaaaactgaACGAAAAACATAAGCAGAGAATCGACCATGACAACTTGTGTATTTAGCGCGGCAGTCATGTTTTCATTgcacgagaaataaaaaatagtctcATAATTAAATACGATGACAAATTGATGAGCACAGAAATTAAGATTTgaaagaatggaaaattttgtaaattttcttcCCACAAATCATATCATCAGAGAAGGTGGAATTATTGAAAGCATTTTATTTAGTAAATCACAGATATtcgcgtaaaaaaaaaaaatctatttacATATTTTAATATTACAAATTAGGATTTTACACGTTTTAAGTAGAAAATTCTTGTAGAGTCGAATAGAAGATGGAGTCGATGAGAGCAACGACATTTTTGCCAAGGCTTCTACACTCAGAATCCGGATCACCTCTGACCCCATCGGCCGAAACGTCAGACAACCAGGCACGGAATTCGAATATCAATTCCATCATCTCCCCTGTGAGCCCTTCCTTCGGCAATGTTATCACAACTGAGGCGATATTTTCTATGATACAAAGTCGAACTTTGGCTTGATTGTGATACCTCAAAGACCAAGCGAGTTCCAtcatttcttttcccatttttgGTGCAAGATTACAATTTTCTGCGGCTATCATGATTTTTGATAAAGTTTTGAGATAATTGACCAAAAGAATGTTTTCCTGATCCTCAAAAGTTTTTGGTGTTTTGTACATGCAAGTTCCCTCTCGTCGGAAACCGTACAACAGCGGATAAAAAAACGAGGCTACAACGTCGTTGAACTTGTTCATTGTTGTGGCAGGCAATTTCGAGGGATGAGCGAAACGTCGTGTGTTCGACTCGATTCTTCTGCTAACAATTTCTTGCcagtttgaaggtttttttAGATCCGGCAACACTTCGAAGTCGTTGTCGTAAagagtttcgtattttttactGTTGGAAGTATCGATAGCGAGAGAAATTCGTTTGGAAAGATTCGCCTTTACTGGTTTTCTCGATTCTATCGTTTTAACtggtgaattttttctcgtttcgatttttgataatttttgtgCTGCTTGGCCCAAAATATCGAGAATAAATAATCTATCTTTGATCGAATATTGacagatttttgtgtgaaattCGTTGCACAAATACTTGGCTGATTCTTTTGGAAATACTATAACAATAGCGATGCAAGCTTTGTATTTTGATATTTCGAAATCTTCCATGTAACTGATTTCTCTCAATGTCACCAGGATTTCGAGCAGTTCGATCGCAAAGTTGGAATCATCGTTCGGCAATTGCGATAAAATCAGATCTTCAGCGACTCTCATTGATTCAGCAAATATATTCGGATCGCTCTCCGATTGAGCGTTCAACAAATTCTCTTTCAAATCTCTCAAATACGTTGGACGAAGCTTGTTGGAAATTGGGGCATCGTTGGACATGTCGTAGGGCACGAGCTCGTCGTCGCTGTCCAAATTGTCGTCTGAATCCTCTTCTGAATCCTGATTAATAGGGGGagaatcgaaaatttcttttgtGGTTGTTGAGTCCAccatatttttcgataaatcgcTCGATTTGATGGACTTTGTCGACACGAACCCACAATCAATCGCCAactcgtacatttttttttctcccaaattTTGGAACGTTTCTTCATTGGTGAAGGAAGCGTTCTTCTTGTCTGAAGGGTTCTTTTGTTGATCATCAACGTTTTTGAGCTTTTGTagatttttaacgatttccCGCGATTTCTCAGGCATTCCCTCGTAATCGTACTTCAATTTTGGCTCGTCCTCTGATTCACTCAAAATCTCGATAACAATTTCGCCTGTTATCATTCCAATTGCTCTCACTTCGCTCTGAGTCGATTCTAGATGAACCGAAGTTCCAGAAAACAATAATCTTTTGACCtcgtctttttcatttttagttaaaatttcttttgcctttttcaCTGAGATGATAATTAGTTTTGTGATATATTCGTGATGCTCGAATGATGTGTGATTCAAGGCGCTTCTATCGCTCCAAATATCCAATAATTTTATAACGAGATTTGGTAAAATTCTTTCCTGTCCTGTcttttttgataaataatcaattaaattgaacactaaattttcattctcataatgAGCCATGAGAGGAATTTTCATTGTGAACACGTGATTCCAGTGAGGAATCGTTAGCAAATTTCCAAAAGCTCGTTCGATTCCAAAAGCAGGATCGCTTCGTTTGAGGAACAAAACTGCGATGGGTTCCATAGCGGAACGATCTACGTGGCTCAAAATGTTCTGAATCAGAATTTTGGTGCCATTAGAATTGTCCGAACACCACTGAGAGAAAATGTCgatcaaaatttcgaatttccgTGAGCCCAAAGTTATGAAGGCTTTGCTTATAAGCATTGAAATCGGCTTAATGTCGGGCGCAGTGCCGAGATCAACGAAACTCGAGTTGAAAAACTGCACAGATTTTGCAATATGAAAACACAAGATTTTTGCATAAGTCTCGGGCAAAAAAGTATTTGGAACTTTTCCATTGAGTTTGTTCGCTATCCTCGTTGGTAACGAAACaaataattgaagaatttttttccacttgctCTCCAGTTCCTCATGCTCCATTGGTGATTGATTGTTCCTTTTGCAAATgtcaattattgaagaaaacaGAGACTCGCTCTTTATTaacttttccaacaaaagtacCAAAGAGTTTGTAACTTTTGCATTTTCAGATGTTTTCAAAGCATCTGTCAGTGTAATGAGGATTTCGTGAAATATCAAGAATGTGGAACCTGCGAcgacaataaaattttcaataattggaTCCAGTTTGTTGTCGATCATTGGGAAATTATTGTCAAAAATATCAACAATCTTTTCGACGAGCTTGCCATAAACCAGTGCATCGATTTGTGGATTTTTGTCCAAACCTGTGTACTTTTCAAATGTCACAGGCCCTGGGAGATTTTTGTTCAAATGATCTACATCGCTTCTCAAtttattcaatgttttttcactgttTATGCTCGTGATTGAGTCGAGAGTTTGGAGCAATTGCTCCATCGTAGAGTTGGAATTGTTGTTGAGCAACCAAACTGCCTCATGATCGGCTTTCTGTtcggaaaattgaaatcatttatattttgtttacATTGGTGTTTTTCATTCTGGTTCAAGCAACCGAATCCAAACAACACGAACGAAAGTACTGCTGCATTAAATTTCTTATGATCATTAATATTATACAAAAACTTACATCTCCTGATTTATTTTCCTGTGCAAGGAAATCCAATAATTGTTCTGTGTTGATTCGAACATTGATCCCACTATCATTTCCAAAATCGTTTATGCTAGTGCAGTTTCTCAATGattttagaaaatcttgatacTGCAGTAACACATTCAATAACTGTACAGGATTTCTTTCACACAAATACTTCAAGATAACTGTAATctgttaaaaaagaaaaaagttcacaTAAATAAGGTTTAAAATCTAATCCAGTATTCTCTACCATGAAAATCAATATCAGAAATGCAATAAGCTAAtttacagaaatttttttataaaactttGGTTCATTTCATTTGAAAGCGTTTAAGCGTGTTCACTTCAAGTTGAACGTGTTTTAGCTTAACAAACACTTTCAACGCTATTAACATTATTAACTTTGTCGGTGTGCAAGTTGAACACGCCCAGTGAAAAATCTCCATTGTTAAATATTTAGAATAggtaataaataaaagaaaacatgGATTATTATTCAGCGAATCcagtattattttttcattcctataGAAACTGTGAcgtatttagtttttttttactgtacCTTGTAAAGAGCGTACCATTGCCCATGAATTTCTGATCCGATTTCACACAGCATGGACAACAGTTCTGACGAATTAGTATTGATTGACAACTGCTGGGTCAGCTGCTTGAGTTTTGATgctaaattaataaatttcattactTGGATGTCCATAAataggaaagaaaataaagaggaagaaaaatgtcaataaagaggaaataaattagaaaagaaataatgataatgacgTTAATTATTCACCAGTAAGTTTTTCGTCGTTTAGCACAACATCTTTCAATTCATCGTGTCGTTTCATTCCGTAATAGTTTAGTTTGCtttaaattcaaaacaaaaagctattaaaaattgataagCCTCTTCACCACACGATTTTGACGACCAAACCAACGACCAAACCaagtacatatatatttactaAAGATAGAATACATACAATCAATGACTACGTTTACACGGCGCTTTTATTCCGGTTTAGTTATatcaatatagatatacagaatgcatATCTGtcgatatatataaatataccagTCTGGACATACAAAACCGGAATACGAGGGCCGTGGGGGCCGTGTAAACGTAGTAAGTTGGGTATGGCGCTATTATCCACCGTGCATATTCCccattgaaattttgcattggCATCACTGGGCTTGAACACGAAGATTCATAGAGAGGCATGATACTGATAGAAAATATGTTTCTGTTTTACCATTCGTTATAAGTATTAATGAATATGTAGTACAGATAGAGCGTCGGGTTGTATTTTTTGGAGTCAGCAGCGCTGATCACTCGCTAATTCAAATATTGAAGTGCTGCATGAGCACTTCAATATGAATTAGTACGAttgaagaaaatcacgttgtatttttattacagaaataataaatattcacatatatatgtacaccAGTCATGCACTAACAGTTTGTATATACACATGTGACTTGATGAatcgaatatatttatttaacattcatttttgtttaccaagaaacatttttgaacatATGTACATCCATAATGTATATCTGTCGGAATTTTTGTCGACCGAAGCACGAATTTTGCGTTTAACTATGATAACGCGTCTCTTTGTTCAACGAATGTGTACGCTGAGATTCAAAACGATAAAAGTTGTTATTAATCTCTCTGTGAACAACaataaaaagataaactaTGGAGAATTTGCGCCGTCCAAATTCccaatcgacaaaaaaatatatagaaatcAATGGAAAAACAATCGCCATgtcgcaaataaaaaaatattaattaaaatttgataaaaatactttaatatataaatattagagCGCCACACataatgtataattttaatggatgatcataatttattcaacggttcggtacatacaattttgtgtattgATAATTATGGCAATTAATCGATGAATATTTACGAATGGATTTTGGATAATTCGTTcagtttgttttcgttcttcaCGTGTTTACGTTTCACGCGTTTACGCTTGGTCGTGTTTGTTTGGACTATTCGCTATAGCGTAGTAGCAGAGCAGAGTGGGGATAGAGGCGTTCGGTCAGCCAGTAGGAGAGAGGGGAGACGGGCGGACACCGGGCGGAGCTCGAGACAGGGGAGAGGCGCAGGCGCAACATGATTCGCTTTACTCACGTCGCTCGGCGCGCACAGGGAGGGGGAGCTCCGGCCCGAGGGTCGGACAGGAGACAGGAGAGAGGTGCAACACGTTTCGCTTTTCGCTTCACTCACTCACCGCCCGGCGGGCGTAGGGTGAGGACTGGCGTGGAGCGTGAACGTGCTGTTATCGCTACGCATTGTACGTTCCAGTGCAATGAGAAAACGGGGCGCGAAATATGGCACGTGGAGTCCTACTTTATCCtgaatgactaaaataatttttttttacgatttaatttttttcaatcaatcgataaacaaataaaatagaaaccaataaaaattggtagcggtcataattttatcaattattgtaactttaacagttatttcataattttaacaGTA
This genomic window contains:
- the Faf2 gene encoding FAS-associated factor 2 yields the protein MADNVLGELSSEQTEKILQFQDLTRIEDLLVCRDVLQRHNWNLEVAVQEQLNLYEGRPSMFAQDSRSRPPAVVDDMASRIYFSPPGSPGAGGGFLSFVFNICYNFVTSILQLVFTVFRSDVRPVASDPVEDVVNFIRSYEEKNGTSHPVFYQGSYSQALSDAKQELRFLLVYLHKDEAPDSEQWCRNTLGNAEVSRYINTHTLFWACNVQSGEGYKVAEALKSGTYPFLAVIVLKDNRMTIVGRMEGTPSPSELITRLQTIIENNEISLIQTRQDRAERNATQSLRQQQDKAYEESLRADQEKDRKREEERRAREEQEAREKAALNAQEMEIQRVRIEKEMTIRKVPLEPEPTNPNACHLQIKLGERTVKRRFLMSDTIQDVYHWIFSQPDSPANFEITTSFPRRVLFPTDEIVSLCKAGLTHREALHINDLDD